One genomic region from Mesorhizobium terrae encodes:
- a CDS encoding phosphoribosyl-ATP diphosphatase — protein MTGFSLSDLEATIRERARSGDPDSWTAKLYARGMDKAAQKLGEEAVETVIAAIKGDRQALVSESADLLYHWLVVLGLADVPLSEVLAELERRTGRSGVAEKASRQERG, from the coding sequence ATGACTGGCTTTTCGCTGTCCGACCTTGAAGCGACCATCCGCGAACGCGCGCGATCCGGCGATCCGGATTCGTGGACGGCGAAGCTTTATGCGCGCGGCATGGACAAGGCGGCGCAGAAGCTCGGCGAGGAGGCGGTCGAAACGGTCATCGCCGCGATCAAGGGCGATCGTCAGGCCCTCGTTTCGGAAAGCGCCGATCTCCTCTATCATTGGCTGGTGGTGCTCGGCTTAGCGGACGTTCCGCTAAGCGAGGTGCTGGCGGAACTCGAACGCCGGACGGGGCGTTCAGGCGTTGCCGAGAAGGCCTCGCGGCAAGAGCGGGGCTGA
- the hisF gene encoding imidazole glycerol phosphate synthase subunit HisF has translation MTLKARVIPCLDVKDGRVVKGVNFVDLIDAGDPVEAAKAYDAAGADELCFLDITASSDNRETIFDVIARTAEQCFMPLTVGGGVRQVADIRKLLLAGADKVSINTAAVKNPAFVAEAADKFGNQCIVVAIDAKKVSAHGETDRWEIFTHGGREKTGIDAVEFAAKMVDLGAGEILLTSMDRDGTKAGYDIALTRAVADAVRAPVIASGGVGNLDHMVAGIRDGHATAVLAASIFHFGTYTIAEAKRHMAAAGLAVRLDSDAKGS, from the coding sequence ATGACCCTCAAAGCCCGTGTCATTCCCTGCCTGGACGTCAAGGACGGCCGCGTCGTCAAGGGCGTGAATTTCGTCGATCTCATTGATGCCGGCGACCCGGTCGAGGCAGCCAAGGCCTATGACGCGGCCGGCGCCGACGAGCTTTGCTTCCTCGACATCACCGCATCTTCCGACAATCGCGAAACCATCTTCGACGTCATTGCTCGCACTGCCGAGCAATGTTTCATGCCGCTCACCGTTGGTGGCGGTGTGCGGCAGGTGGCCGATATCCGCAAGCTTTTGCTGGCCGGCGCCGACAAGGTGTCGATCAACACCGCCGCGGTGAAGAACCCGGCCTTTGTTGCCGAGGCCGCCGACAAGTTCGGCAATCAGTGCATCGTCGTTGCCATCGACGCCAAGAAGGTGTCGGCGCATGGCGAGACTGATCGCTGGGAAATCTTCACCCATGGTGGACGCGAGAAGACCGGCATCGACGCGGTCGAGTTCGCCGCCAAAATGGTCGATCTCGGCGCTGGCGAAATCCTTCTTACCTCGATGGATCGCGACGGCACCAAGGCCGGTTACGATATCGCGCTGACGCGCGCCGTGGCCGATGCCGTGCGCGCGCCGGTGATCGCTTCGGGTGGCGTCGGCAATCTCGATCACATGGTCGCCGGCATTCGCGACGGCCATGCCACGGCGGTGCTGGCCGCCTCGATCTTCCACTTCGGCACCTACACCATTGCCGAGGCCAAGCGGCACATGGCGGCGGCCGGCCTGGCGGTACGACTCGACTCGGACGCCAAAGGGTCCTAA
- a CDS encoding arginase family protein, protein MKLTIVLAPYDSGLYHVGFGQGPDALIAGGLVEALTLAGHDVEVEDIDKVGPEPGREIATGFAVCNTVAEKVRNARDEGRFPVVLTGNCLTACGAVAGEDADSIVWADQHGDLNTPETSIYGFLDGMAFSTALGLCWKPMAAAVPGFKPIDPSRSVLINARDLDPDEKALLETLPVIRTECGAAASAAAKLKATGAARTHLHIDLDVHDPNELQVNRYATAGGPNPVQLRSAACIMAKEMSVVGITISAYDPAFDAKAEAPPLVGQLLNDLLATMEGK, encoded by the coding sequence GTGAAGCTGACCATCGTTCTCGCCCCTTACGACAGCGGCCTCTACCATGTCGGCTTCGGTCAGGGCCCGGATGCGCTGATAGCCGGCGGTCTGGTCGAGGCGCTGACTTTGGCCGGTCACGATGTCGAGGTCGAGGATATCGACAAGGTCGGGCCGGAGCCGGGCCGCGAGATCGCCACCGGTTTTGCCGTCTGCAACACAGTGGCTGAAAAAGTTCGTAATGCGCGTGACGAGGGGCGCTTCCCGGTCGTGCTTACCGGAAACTGCCTGACGGCCTGTGGTGCCGTGGCCGGCGAAGACGCGGATTCCATCGTCTGGGCCGACCAGCATGGCGATCTCAACACGCCGGAAACCTCGATCTACGGTTTTCTCGACGGCATGGCGTTCTCGACCGCGCTCGGCCTCTGCTGGAAGCCGATGGCGGCGGCCGTTCCGGGGTTCAAGCCGATCGATCCGTCGCGTTCCGTGCTGATCAATGCGCGCGACCTCGACCCGGATGAAAAGGCGCTGCTTGAGACCCTGCCGGTCATCCGCACCGAATGCGGCGCGGCCGCCTCCGCAGCTGCCAAGCTGAAGGCGACTGGTGCTGCGCGCACGCATTTGCATATCGACCTCGACGTGCACGATCCGAACGAATTGCAGGTCAACCGCTATGCGACCGCCGGCGGGCCCAACCCCGTGCAGTTGCGCAGTGCCGCCTGCATCATGGCCAAGGAGATGTCGGTGGTGGGCATCACCATTTCGGCTTACGATCCGGCCTTCGACGCCAAGGCGGAAGCGCCGCCGCTGGTCGGCCAACTGCTCAACGATCTGCTGGCCACGATGGAAGGCAAATGA
- the hisA gene encoding 1-(5-phosphoribosyl)-5-[(5-phosphoribosylamino)methylideneamino]imidazole-4-carboxamide isomerase, which yields MILFPAIDLKDGKCVRLKLGDMDTATVYNEDPADQARAFEHQGFEWLHVVDLNGAFKGQSVNSAAVGAILKATKNPVQLGGGIRTLPQIEDWLDRGLARVILGTVAVRDPELVKEACRAFPGKVAVGIDARGGKVAVEGWAEASSLGVVELAKKFEGAGVAAIIYTDIDRDGVLTGINWGSTIDLAEAVSIPVIASGGLASIADIVRMTMPDASKLEGAISGRALYDGRIDPAEALAILKGKTREANW from the coding sequence GTGATCCTTTTCCCAGCTATCGACCTCAAGGACGGCAAGTGCGTTCGCCTGAAGCTCGGCGATATGGACACCGCTACCGTCTACAATGAAGACCCCGCCGACCAGGCCCGCGCTTTCGAACACCAAGGCTTCGAGTGGCTGCACGTCGTCGACCTGAACGGCGCTTTCAAGGGCCAGAGCGTCAACAGCGCCGCTGTCGGCGCTATCCTCAAGGCAACGAAGAATCCGGTACAGCTTGGCGGCGGCATCCGCACCTTGCCGCAGATCGAGGACTGGCTGGACCGTGGACTGGCTCGCGTCATCCTCGGCACGGTCGCCGTCCGCGATCCCGAACTGGTCAAGGAAGCCTGCCGGGCGTTTCCGGGCAAGGTGGCCGTCGGCATCGACGCGAGGGGGGGCAAGGTGGCTGTGGAAGGCTGGGCGGAGGCCTCAAGCCTCGGCGTCGTCGAACTGGCAAAGAAGTTCGAGGGCGCCGGCGTGGCCGCAATCATCTACACCGACATCGACCGCGACGGCGTTTTGACCGGCATCAACTGGGGCTCGACCATCGATCTTGCCGAAGCGGTGTCGATCCCGGTTATCGCCTCGGGCGGCCTGGCGTCCATCGCCGACATCGTGCGCATGACGATGCCCGACGCCAGCAAGCTCGAAGGTGCCATTTCGGGCCGCGCGCTCTATGATGGCCGCATCGATCCTGCCGAGGCGCTGGCGATCCTCAAGGGCAAGACCAGGGAGGCCAACTGGTGA
- a CDS encoding DUF1330 domain-containing protein, with translation MTKKGYWMAMVDVRDPDVYRKYIETNGMAFAKYGAKFLVRAGRNTDPEGPTGNRHVIIEFETYETALACYNSPEYQEALKHRLAGSVGKVVIVEGV, from the coding sequence GTGACCAAGAAAGGCTACTGGATGGCGATGGTCGATGTTCGCGACCCGGATGTCTACAGGAAGTACATCGAGACCAATGGTATGGCCTTCGCCAAATATGGCGCGAAGTTCCTGGTTCGCGCCGGTCGCAACACCGACCCCGAAGGACCGACCGGCAACCGGCATGTGATCATTGAGTTCGAGACCTACGAGACGGCGCTGGCCTGCTACAATTCGCCGGAATACCAGGAAGCGCTGAAGCATCGGCTGGCCGGGTCGGTCGGCAAAGTCGTCATCGTCGAGGGCGTGTAA
- the hisH gene encoding imidazole glycerol phosphate synthase subunit HisH, giving the protein MRVAIIDYGSGNLRSATKAFERAAREAGITAEIELTADAERVRGADRIVLPGVGAYADCAAGLHAVDGMWEAVQEVAIARGRPFLGICVGMQLMSERGLEKTVTPGFGWIGGDVKEITPSDPSLKIPQIGWNTIELKREHPLFAGIPTGQDGLHAYFVHSYHLDASKAGEVLAVADYGGPVTAAVTRDNIAGTQFHPEKSQALGLALIANFLRWKP; this is encoded by the coding sequence ATGCGCGTTGCCATCATCGACTACGGCTCGGGCAATCTGCGCTCGGCCACCAAGGCCTTCGAGCGTGCCGCGCGCGAAGCCGGCATAACGGCTGAAATCGAGCTGACGGCCGATGCCGAACGCGTGCGCGGCGCCGACCGCATCGTGCTGCCCGGCGTCGGCGCCTATGCCGACTGCGCCGCCGGCCTGCATGCCGTCGACGGCATGTGGGAAGCCGTGCAGGAGGTCGCCATCGCCAGAGGCCGGCCCTTCCTCGGCATCTGCGTCGGCATGCAGTTGATGTCGGAGCGCGGGCTGGAAAAGACGGTGACGCCGGGCTTCGGCTGGATCGGCGGCGACGTCAAGGAAATCACGCCGTCGGACCCGTCCTTGAAGATCCCGCAAATCGGCTGGAACACCATCGAGCTGAAGCGCGAGCACCCGCTGTTTGCCGGCATACCAACCGGGCAGGACGGGCTGCATGCCTATTTCGTCCATTCCTACCATCTCGATGCCAGCAAAGCCGGCGAAGTGCTGGCAGTGGCCGACTATGGCGGGCCGGTGACGGCGGCGGTGACACGCGACAACATCGCCGGCACGCAGTTCCATCCCGAAAAGAGCCAGGCACTGGGTCTTGCACTCATCGCCAATTTCCTGCGCTGGAAGCCGTGA
- a CDS encoding DUF2628 domain-containing protein, with product MASYVVLEPPSDGLGARPEGARLIRDGFSWFAFIVPPLWLLWHRLWFAAVAAIIVLGVLSALGESRGLGLTGALLTLLVSLYFGLEGQALRIAGLRRAGWTEWGIVEAEDLTDAETRYAFGLGRDEGIAAATEPLPTIVPAANPARTVQTGMALGLSHPGRH from the coding sequence ATGGCCAGCTATGTCGTTCTGGAGCCGCCTTCCGACGGCCTCGGCGCGAGGCCGGAAGGGGCGCGGCTGATCCGCGACGGGTTCTCCTGGTTCGCGTTCATCGTGCCGCCGCTATGGCTGTTGTGGCATCGGCTGTGGTTCGCCGCTGTCGCTGCCATCATTGTGCTCGGCGTGCTCTCGGCGCTTGGCGAAAGCCGAGGACTTGGCCTTACCGGCGCATTGCTGACATTGCTCGTCTCGCTTTATTTCGGACTGGAAGGCCAGGCGCTTCGGATCGCCGGGCTGCGTCGCGCCGGCTGGACGGAATGGGGCATCGTCGAGGCCGAAGACCTGACCGATGCCGAGACGCGTTATGCTTTCGGGCTCGGACGCGACGAGGGTATCGCAGCCGCCACCGAGCCGTTGCCGACGATCGTGCCGGCTGCCAATCCCGCCCGTACGGTGCAGACCGGCATGGCGCTTGGACTTTCTCATCCCGGACGACACTGA
- the hisB gene encoding imidazoleglycerol-phosphate dehydratase HisB has product MAPRSAEVSRKTKETDIAVSVHVDGTGKSDISTGVGFFDHMLDQLSRHSLIDMTVRAKGDLHIDDHHTVEDTGIAIGQALAKALGERRGIMRYASIDLAMDETLTRAAIDVSGRPFLVWNVAFSAPKIGTFDTELVREFFQALSQHAGITLHVTNHYGANNHHIAETCFKAVARALRAALESDPRQPDTVPSTKGSLKG; this is encoded by the coding sequence CGTGTCGGTCCATGTCGACGGGACCGGCAAGTCGGATATTTCGACGGGCGTCGGTTTTTTCGACCATATGCTCGACCAGCTGTCGCGCCACTCGCTGATCGACATGACGGTCAGGGCCAAGGGCGACCTGCATATCGACGACCACCACACGGTCGAGGACACCGGCATCGCCATCGGCCAGGCGCTGGCCAAGGCGCTCGGCGAGCGCCGGGGCATCATGCGTTATGCCTCGATCGACCTCGCCATGGACGAGACGCTCACCCGCGCCGCCATCGACGTTTCGGGGCGGCCGTTCTTGGTCTGGAACGTCGCCTTTTCGGCGCCGAAGATCGGCACATTCGATACCGAACTGGTGCGCGAGTTCTTCCAGGCGCTGTCGCAGCATGCCGGCATCACGCTGCATGTGACCAATCATTACGGCGCCAACAACCATCATATCGCGGAAACCTGCTTCAAGGCGGTGGCGCGTGCCCTGCGGGCGGCGCTGGAAAGCGATCCGCGCCAGCCTGACACGGTTCCTTCCACCAAGGGTTCGCTGAAGGGGTAG